In Leptospira bourretii, the genomic window GAATTTCCAAGCTGCATTTATCATAGGTTACCTTTTCATTACGATTGCAATTGGAATTTATGCGGCAAAAAAAGTAAAAAATTCCAAAGACTTTATTTTAGCCGGTAGAAGTTTACCCCTCCCCATCTCCACTGCAGCTTTATTTGCCACTTGGTTTGGAAGTGAAACCATTCTTGGTTCCTCCGTAGAATTTGCAAAGGGGGGATTTTTAGCAGTCATCCAAGATCCGTTTGGTGGAGCCCTTTGTCTTTTTTTACTTGGACTCGTTTTTGCTAAGTATCTTTATCGAATGCAAATCCTTACCTTTGGTGACTTCTACAGAAACCGGTATGGAAAAAAGATGGAGTTTATCGCCGGGATCTGCCTTATCTTTTCCTATTTTGGTTGGGTCGCGGCACAATTTGTGGCTCTCGGAATAATGGTTCAAATTTTATTTGGAATCAACCAATTCACTGCCATAGTCATCGGAGCCTGCCTCGTTGTTTTTTATACTTATTTAGGAGGAATGTGGTCTGTTTCTTTAACAGATTTTTTCCAATCCATTTCCATCATAGTGGGCCTTGTCATCGTATTATTTGAGTTAAATGAAATAAAGCCTATATGGACATCTATCCAAGAAAAACCTGATGGATTCTTTCGTTTTTTTCCTGAATCCAATTTCCATGCTTGGACTTTGTATTTATCTGCTTGGATGGTTGTTGGTTTTGGATCTTTGCCCCAACAGGATATATTCCAAAGGGTCATGTCTGCTAAATCCGAAAAAGTGGCAATTCGTGCCTCTTATCTCTCTTCTGTTTTTTATTTACTTTTTGCTCTCATCCCCCTGTTTTTAGGACTCCATGCCAAAAGCCTGATCCCAAATTTTGATTTAAATTCCGAAACAGGACAACTTCTGATCCCGACGATGATTTCCAAGTTTTCCAGTCCTTGGATTCAAGTTTTATTTTTTTCTGCACTGATCTCTGCCATTCTTTCGACAGCATCTGGAGCCATCCTTGCTCCATCTTCTATATTATCTGAGAATATTCTAAAATACGCATTCAAGGATATGGACGATAAAAAACTCCTTTTGCTTTCGAGAACTTCGGTCCTAATCATTGCCGGAATTTCATTTTTACTGGCAGTGGGAAAACCTTCGATTTATGCTCTTGTGGAAGACTCAGGTGGGATCTCTCTTGTGACTTTATTTATCCCGATGGTATTTGGACTGATGAGCCAAAAGGCCGATGAAAGATCTGCGCTTTTTTCTTTACTCGTGGGGATTGTCACCTGGCTTATTTTGGAGGTTTACGGTGACGATATGACAAGCCATTTTTATGGAACCATAGCAAGCCTTATCGCCATCTTAATTGGGATGTATTTTTTTCCTAAGAAAGGGCAATCCTTAGAAGCCAAGTAAATACTTCTTTCATCTCGATCCCGAGTGCTTTTGCTTGTTGGGGGATGAGACTTGTTCCCGTCATTCCAGGAAGTGTATTGGTTTCTAAAACATAAGGAATTCCTTCGCTAATGATAAAATCCGTTCGTGAATACCCTTTGCAGCCCAAGATTTCATGGCATTTCAAAGTATAGTCTTGTAATTTTTTTGTGATTTCATCTCCGACTGGTGCAGGAGTGATCTCTTCACTTCCTCCCTTTGTGTATTTGGCTTCAAAGTCAAAAAATTCTGATTTGGGTCGAATCTCTGTTGGCACTAAGGGAAAAGGAATTCGTTTTTCGCCTTCAAAACGTTCCAGAACTCCAATGGAGACTTCTGTTCCAGATATCAATTTCTGGATCAGGACTCGGTCTTCCGAAACAAAAATTTTATCGATAAGAACCATTGCCTCTTCGGGAGTTTTTG contains:
- a CDS encoding sodium:solute symporter family protein, with the protein product MNFQAAFIIGYLFITIAIGIYAAKKVKNSKDFILAGRSLPLPISTAALFATWFGSETILGSSVEFAKGGFLAVIQDPFGGALCLFLLGLVFAKYLYRMQILTFGDFYRNRYGKKMEFIAGICLIFSYFGWVAAQFVALGIMVQILFGINQFTAIVIGACLVVFYTYLGGMWSVSLTDFFQSISIIVGLVIVLFELNEIKPIWTSIQEKPDGFFRFFPESNFHAWTLYLSAWMVVGFGSLPQQDIFQRVMSAKSEKVAIRASYLSSVFYLLFALIPLFLGLHAKSLIPNFDLNSETGQLLIPTMISKFSSPWIQVLFFSALISAILSTASGAILAPSSILSENILKYAFKDMDDKKLLLLSRTSVLIIAGISFLLAVGKPSIYALVEDSGGISLVTLFIPMVFGLMSQKADERSALFSLLVGIVTWLILEVYGDDMTSHFYGTIASLIAILIGMYFFPKKGQSLEAK